A region from the Streptomyces lydicus genome encodes:
- a CDS encoding serine/threonine-protein kinase, giving the protein MARKIGSRYTAHQILGRGSAGTVWLGEGPEGAVAIKLLREDLASDQELVGRFVQERAALLSLEDPHVVGVRDLVVDGNDLALVMDLVRGTDLRTRLERERRLAPEAAVAIAADVADGLAAAHAARIVHRDVKPENVLLDMQGPLGPGGAHPALLTDFGIARLVDSPRRTLQPPAGGSSGSLRSAKVIGTPDYLAPEIIEGLPPRASVDVYALATVLYELLAGFTPFGGGHPGAVLRRHVTESVAPLPGIPDELWQLLLQCLAKAPASRLRAPELAARLRELLPGLAGIPPLDIDEPEEEQPEEEQETAASREEPFPSSPHPAEATPPRGAVPLVQGSVPDSNRDTHTSMRVPGPDELAGGAHGTARAPRAAGERRAGSARHRSSPDALRRRRIRLGAAAAAVVVAAGLGGWLASGDDSAGDATPGVQQPDPGTP; this is encoded by the coding sequence TTGGCACGGAAGATCGGCAGCCGGTACACCGCCCACCAGATCCTGGGGCGCGGCAGTGCCGGCACGGTATGGCTGGGCGAGGGTCCCGAAGGGGCCGTGGCCATCAAGCTGTTGCGTGAGGATCTCGCCTCCGACCAGGAACTCGTCGGCCGCTTCGTACAGGAGCGGGCGGCGCTGCTGAGCCTGGAGGACCCGCATGTCGTCGGCGTCCGCGATCTCGTCGTCGACGGCAACGACCTGGCGCTGGTCATGGACCTCGTCCGCGGCACCGATCTGCGCACCCGCCTGGAGCGCGAACGCCGGCTGGCCCCGGAGGCCGCCGTCGCGATCGCCGCCGATGTCGCCGACGGGCTCGCCGCGGCGCACGCCGCCCGGATCGTGCACCGCGACGTCAAGCCCGAGAACGTGCTGCTGGACATGCAGGGGCCGCTGGGCCCCGGCGGTGCGCACCCCGCCCTGCTCACCGACTTCGGCATCGCCCGGCTCGTCGACTCGCCGCGCCGCACCCTCCAGCCCCCGGCAGGGGGGAGCTCGGGATCGCTCCGCTCGGCCAAGGTCATCGGCACCCCCGACTACCTCGCCCCGGAGATCATCGAAGGCCTCCCGCCGCGCGCCTCCGTGGACGTCTATGCGCTGGCGACCGTCCTGTACGAGCTGCTGGCCGGGTTCACGCCGTTCGGCGGCGGGCACCCCGGGGCGGTGCTGCGCCGCCATGTGACCGAGAGCGTGGCGCCGCTGCCCGGCATCCCCGACGAGCTGTGGCAGCTGCTGCTGCAGTGCCTGGCCAAGGCGCCGGCCTCCCGGCTGCGCGCCCCCGAGCTCGCCGCCCGGCTGCGCGAGCTGCTGCCCGGCCTGGCCGGTATCCCGCCGCTGGACATCGACGAGCCGGAGGAGGAGCAGCCGGAGGAGGAACAGGAGACCGCCGCCTCCCGCGAGGAGCCGTTCCCCTCGTCCCCGCACCCGGCAGAGGCCACCCCGCCGCGCGGCGCCGTCCCGCTGGTCCAGGGCTCGGTCCCCGACTCCAACCGGGACACGCACACCAGCATGCGGGTCCCCGGGCCGGACGAGCTGGCGGGCGGCGCCCACGGCACCGCCCGTGCTCCGCGCGCCGCGGGGGAGCGCCGGGCGGGCTCGGCCCGGCACCGCTCGTCGCCGGACGCGCTGCGCCGCCGCCGGATCAGGCTCGGCGCGGCCGCCGCCGCGGTGGTCGTGGCGGCCGGTCTGGGCGGCTGGCTGGCCTCGGGCGACGACTCGGCGGGGGACGCCACACCGGGCGTCCAGCAGCCGGACCCCGGCACCCCGTAG
- the prfB gene encoding peptide chain release factor 2: protein MAVVDVSEELKSLSSTMGSIEAVLDLDKMRADVAVLEEQAAAPSLWDDPENAQKITSRLSYLQGQLRKAEDLRGRVDDVEVLFELAEAEGDEDARAEAEAELTAVRKAVDELEVRTLLSGEYDSREAVVNIRAEAGGVDAADFAEKLQRMYLRWAERHGYKTELYETSYAEEAGIKSTTFAVQVPYAYGTLSVEQGTHRLVRISPFDNQGRRQTSFAGVEVLPVVEQTDHIEIDESELRVDVYRSSGPGGQGVNTTDSAVRLTHIPTGIVVSCQNERSQIQNKATAMNVLQAKLLERRRQEEQAKMDALKGDGGNSWGNQMRSYVLHPYQMVKDLRTEFEVGNPSAVLDGDIDGFLEAGIRWRKQQEK from the coding sequence GTGGCAGTCGTCGATGTATCCGAAGAGCTGAAGTCCCTCTCCTCGACCATGGGGTCGATCGAGGCCGTCCTGGACCTCGACAAGATGAGGGCCGATGTCGCCGTGCTCGAGGAGCAGGCCGCGGCGCCGTCCCTGTGGGACGACCCGGAGAACGCACAGAAGATCACCAGTCGGCTGTCCTACCTCCAGGGCCAGCTGCGCAAGGCCGAGGACCTGCGCGGCCGGGTCGACGACGTCGAGGTGCTCTTCGAGCTCGCCGAGGCCGAGGGCGACGAGGACGCGCGGGCCGAGGCCGAGGCCGAGCTGACCGCCGTCCGCAAGGCGGTCGACGAGCTGGAGGTCCGCACCCTCCTGTCCGGCGAGTACGACTCCCGTGAGGCGGTCGTCAACATCCGCGCCGAGGCCGGTGGCGTGGACGCCGCCGACTTCGCCGAGAAGCTGCAGCGGATGTATCTGCGCTGGGCCGAGCGGCACGGCTACAAGACCGAGCTCTACGAGACCTCGTACGCGGAAGAGGCCGGCATCAAGTCGACCACCTTCGCCGTCCAGGTCCCCTACGCCTACGGCACGCTCTCCGTCGAGCAGGGCACCCACCGCCTGGTGCGCATCTCGCCGTTCGACAACCAGGGCCGCCGCCAGACGTCGTTCGCCGGCGTCGAGGTGCTGCCCGTCGTCGAGCAGACGGACCACATCGAGATCGACGAGTCCGAGCTGCGGGTGGACGTCTACCGTTCCTCCGGCCCCGGCGGCCAGGGCGTCAACACCACCGACTCCGCGGTCCGGCTGACCCACATCCCCACCGGCATCGTGGTCTCCTGTCAGAACGAGCGCTCGCAGATCCAGAACAAGGCGACCGCGATGAACGTCCTCCAGGCCAAGCTCCTCGAGCGCCGCCGCCAGGAGGAGCAGGCCAAGATGGACGCGCTCAAGGGCGACGGCGGCAACTCCTGGGGCAACCAGATGCGTTCCTACGTCCTGCACCCGTACCAGATGGTCAAGGACCTGCGGACCGAGTTCGAGGTCGGCAACCCCAGCGCGGTGCTGGACGGCGACATCGACGGCTTCCTGGAGGCCGGCATCCGCTGGCGCAAGCAGCAGGAGAAGTAA
- the ftsE gene encoding cell division ATP-binding protein FtsE, with product MIRFDNVSKTYPKQNRPALRDVSLEIERGEFVFLVGSSGSGKSTFLRLLLREERASHGHVHVLGKDLGKLSNWKVPQMRRQVGTVFQDFRLLPNKTVGENVAFALEVIGKPRGQIRKTVPEVLELVGLGGKEERMPGELSGGEQQRVAIARAFVNRPMLLIADEPTGNLDPQTSVGIMKLLDRINRTGTTVVMATHDQQIVDQMRKRVMELEKGRLVRDQSRGVYGYQH from the coding sequence GTGATCCGATTCGACAACGTCTCCAAGACTTACCCGAAGCAGAACCGCCCTGCACTCAGGGACGTCTCGCTCGAGATCGAGCGCGGCGAGTTCGTCTTCCTGGTGGGCTCCTCGGGCTCCGGTAAGTCCACCTTCCTGAGGCTGCTGCTGCGCGAGGAGCGCGCCAGCCACGGCCATGTGCACGTCCTCGGCAAGGACCTCGGGAAGCTCTCCAACTGGAAGGTCCCGCAGATGCGGCGCCAGGTGGGCACGGTCTTCCAGGACTTCCGGCTGCTCCCCAACAAGACCGTGGGGGAGAATGTCGCCTTTGCCCTTGAGGTGATCGGCAAGCCGCGCGGCCAGATCCGCAAGACGGTTCCCGAGGTCCTCGAACTCGTCGGGCTCGGCGGCAAAGAGGAGCGTATGCCGGGTGAGCTCTCCGGTGGTGAGCAGCAGCGCGTCGCCATCGCCCGGGCCTTCGTCAACCGCCCGATGCTGCTCATCGCGGACGAGCCCACCGGCAACCTCGACCCGCAGACCTCGGTCGGCATCATGAAGCTGCTGGACCGGATCAACCGGACCGGTACGACGGTGGTCATGGCCACCCACGACCAGCAGATCGTCGACCAGATGCGCAAGCGGGTCATGGAACTCGAGAAGGGCCGGCTCGTACGCGACCAGTCGCGCGGCGTGTACGGCTACCAGCACTAA
- the ftsX gene encoding permease-like cell division protein FtsX: MRAQFVLSEIGVGLRRNLTMTFAVIVSVALSLGLFGASLLMRDQVSTMKGYWYDKVNVSIFFCNKNDADTGTNCAKGAATQQQKNDIKAELDRLPIVQKPVVYESSDQAYKHYKEQFGDTPVAGVVTPDQLPESFRVKLKDPTKYAVIKSAFSERPGVQEVQDQRDTVEPLFNLLNGMNIAAIVVMALMLVVALMLIVNTVRVSAFSRRRETGIMRLVGASSFYIQMPFILEAAIAGLLGAAFACVLLVGGKYALINNWLAKKIQVVNFIGWDSVAAVLPLVLLIGLLMPALAAFFALRKYLKV, encoded by the coding sequence ATGCGCGCCCAGTTCGTCCTGTCGGAGATCGGCGTCGGTCTCCGCCGAAACCTCACGATGACCTTCGCCGTCATCGTCTCCGTAGCCCTCTCGCTGGGCCTGTTCGGCGCCTCGCTGCTGATGCGCGACCAGGTCAGCACGATGAAGGGCTACTGGTACGACAAGGTCAACGTCTCGATCTTCTTCTGCAACAAGAACGACGCCGACACCGGCACCAACTGCGCCAAGGGTGCGGCCACCCAGCAGCAGAAGAACGACATCAAGGCCGAGCTCGACCGGCTGCCGATCGTGCAGAAGCCGGTGGTGTACGAGTCCAGCGATCAGGCTTACAAGCACTACAAGGAGCAGTTCGGCGATACGCCGGTGGCCGGAGTGGTGACGCCCGACCAGCTGCCCGAGTCCTTCCGGGTCAAGCTCAAGGACCCGACGAAGTACGCCGTCATCAAGTCGGCGTTCTCCGAGCGGCCCGGTGTCCAGGAAGTGCAGGATCAACGGGACACCGTCGAGCCGCTGTTCAACCTGCTCAACGGCATGAACATCGCCGCGATAGTCGTGATGGCGCTGATGCTCGTCGTTGCGCTGATGCTGATCGTCAACACCGTCCGGGTGTCGGCGTTCAGCAGGCGCCGGGAGACCGGGATCATGCGGCTGGTGGGAGCGTCCAGCTTCTACATCCAGATGCCGTTCATCCTGGAGGCCGCCATCGCGGGGCTGCTGGGCGCGGCCTTCGCCTGTGTGCTGCTGGTCGGCGGCAAGTACGCCCTCATCAACAACTGGCTGGCGAAGAAGATCCAGGTGGTCAACTTCATCGGCTGGGACTCGGTGGCGGCGGTCCTCCCGCTGGTCCTCCTGATCGGGCTGCTGATGCCCGCGCTCGCCGCGTTCTTCGCGTTGCGCAAGTACCTCAAGGTGTGA
- a CDS encoding S41 family peptidase, which yields MPGPCSYDRPRRIRRGAALTLFLAGVLATGAATGTWSDRAEGAAERPAPARAASGGRVPEAATADRVAVERAASEAVEDGKSGAQAAADVVSRSGDRWSTIYSAGEFKDFQAQLDGGYVGVGLWVRQAPHGRIEVSRVQPGGPAARAGIAVGDRLRAVDGRPSRGAPVTEVVARLRGVATGGSRQPAAAAGTPVTLDLQRGSRRWSDTLHRSRLRSRNVVIDRLAGAHGPTRVKISAFGKGTGAVVRRAVRRASPQGGMLLDLRGNTGGLVTEAVATASAFLDGGLVATYDVRGSQRALYARRGGNTRIPLVVLVDGGTMSAAELLSGALQDRGRALVVGSRTFGKGSVQMPSTLADGSVAELTVGHYRTPSGRNVDGDGLTPDVVVGSGAEKRARTVLSGLGGGA from the coding sequence ATGCCGGGCCCGTGTTCGTACGACCGGCCCCGCCGCATTCGCCGCGGGGCGGCCCTGACGTTGTTCCTCGCCGGCGTGCTCGCCACCGGCGCGGCGACCGGCACGTGGAGCGACCGTGCCGAGGGCGCGGCCGAGCGGCCCGCACCGGCCCGCGCGGCGTCCGGCGGGCGGGTCCCCGAGGCCGCCACCGCGGACCGCGTGGCCGTCGAGCGGGCCGCTTCCGAGGCCGTCGAGGACGGCAAGTCCGGTGCGCAGGCCGCCGCCGACGTCGTCAGCCGCAGCGGCGACCGCTGGTCGACGATCTACAGCGCGGGCGAGTTCAAGGATTTCCAGGCGCAGTTGGACGGCGGTTATGTCGGCGTCGGGCTCTGGGTGCGCCAGGCGCCCCACGGCCGGATCGAGGTGTCCCGGGTCCAGCCCGGCGGCCCCGCCGCACGCGCCGGTATCGCGGTGGGTGACCGGCTGCGCGCCGTCGACGGCCGTCCGTCCCGGGGCGCACCGGTCACCGAGGTCGTCGCCCGCCTGCGGGGCGTGGCCACCGGCGGCTCCCGTCAGCCCGCCGCCGCTGCCGGCACCCCCGTGACGCTGGACCTGCAGCGCGGCAGCCGCCGCTGGTCGGACACCTTGCACCGCTCCCGGCTCAGATCCCGCAACGTCGTCATCGACCGCCTTGCCGGTGCGCACGGCCCGACCCGCGTCAAGATTTCGGCGTTCGGCAAGGGCACCGGCGCGGTGGTCCGCCGGGCGGTGCGCCGCGCCTCCCCCCAGGGCGGCATGCTGCTCGACCTGCGCGGCAACACCGGCGGCCTGGTCACCGAGGCGGTGGCCACCGCCTCCGCCTTCCTCGACGGCGGTCTGGTCGCGACGTACGACGTACGCGGCAGCCAGCGCGCGCTGTACGCCCGGCGCGGCGGCAATACCCGTATCCCCCTGGTCGTCCTGGTCGACGGCGGCACGATGAGCGCCGCCGAGCTGCTGTCCGGCGCGCTCCAGGACCGGGGGCGGGCGCTCGTGGTGGGTTCGAGGACCTTCGGCAAGGGCTCGGTGCAGATGCCCAGCACGCTGGCGGACGGTTCGGTCGCCGAGCTGACCGTCGGCCACTACCGCACGCCGTCCGGCCGGAATGTCGACGGCGACGGCCTCACCCCCGATGTCGTGGTCGGATCCGGGGCGGAGAAACGGGCCCGCACAGTATTGAGTGGCCTCGGGGGCGGGGCGTAG
- the smpB gene encoding SsrA-binding protein SmpB has product MAKDKGKDKNPGRKLVAQHKKARHDYHILDTYECGLVLTGTEVKSLRQGRASLVDGFIQIDGNEAWLHNVHIPEYAQGTWTNHAARRKRKLLMHRAEIDKLESKSQESGHTIVPLALYFKGGRAKVEIALAKGKKEYDKRQTLREQQDRRETDRAISAVRRRQRA; this is encoded by the coding sequence ATGGCTAAGGACAAGGGCAAGGACAAGAACCCCGGGCGCAAGCTCGTGGCGCAGCACAAGAAGGCGCGGCACGACTACCACATTCTGGACACCTATGAGTGTGGCCTGGTGCTGACCGGCACCGAGGTGAAGTCGCTGCGGCAGGGCCGGGCGTCGCTGGTGGACGGTTTCATCCAGATCGACGGCAACGAGGCGTGGCTGCACAACGTACATATCCCCGAATACGCGCAGGGCACCTGGACGAACCATGCGGCCCGGCGCAAGCGGAAGCTGCTGATGCACCGCGCCGAGATCGACAAGCTGGAGTCCAAGAGCCAGGAGTCGGGGCACACGATCGTGCCGCTGGCCCTGTATTTCAAGGGCGGCCGGGCCAAGGTCGAGATCGCCCTGGCCAAGGGCAAGAAGGAGTACGACAAGCGGCAGACGCTCCGCGAGCAGCAGGACCGCCGCGAGACGGACCGCGCCATCTCGGCGGTCCGGCGCCGGCAGCGGGCCTGA